In Maylandia zebra isolate NMK-2024a linkage group LG9, Mzebra_GT3a, whole genome shotgun sequence, the genomic stretch aaagatggtttgtttttctgttttttaaaagaggcagtgatttatttaattACAACCTGTAATCTATTACAgttaacttttatttgtttaactgtTTACAAAAGGTCTGAGGATCTGAGGCGTGGAATGAACTGcaatggagtttgaaaacaaaatatgaatgTGCGGTTGGAggattgtggggggggggggggggttaaaccAACAGCAGAACCGGTCCCAGGACAAGAGACATGGTGATGCAAGTAGCTTTGTGTCACTGACTGCTGAGATGAGAGGCCTCACTCATCCCTGgtttctggctctgttccttcaGGTCCAACAAGGCTTTAGCTGCCTCACTGGACCGAGCTGTGGACCCACAGGACCCCTTGGTGAACAGGTTGTTCAGAATGATGGCCACCACTGCTATGTCACAGGCTCTGTACTTCTCCACTGGTGCTCATCCTCAAGACCAATACTACCATTATGGTACGATACCGCTGCACAGCTTTTATTGGCTGCACTAGAGTTTCAGTGTGACTGTGGGTCAGTCCATCCATCACACGTCTGCACACACTTGTCCAACGTCTGTTGTTTGTGAAGAATTATTCGACTGAGAACTAGAAAGAAGGCTAACGTGCTGATATTTGCTTCGTTGTCGTAGGTCTGGCTCTGGATCGCTACACACACTTTACctcacccatccgtcggtacgCAGACATTGTCGTGCACCGCCTTCTTACCGCAGCCCTGCACATGCAGAGGGGCGTTGTATCTGGTAAAGCACCAGCCAGTAAcaaagaagtggaggaaatgGCTCACCATGTCAACAGCAAGAACAGGGTCAGgggtgttttattgtttgtgtttttcaatgATTCACCTCTTACTCTATTAACAGAAGCTGTGCTGACGTCTGTGTTTCATTTGCAGGCAGCACAGGCAGCCCAAATGCGATCCACAGCACTGTTTCAGTGTCTGTTTTTCAGAGAACGAGACCCTCAGACAGACCCGTGCTGTGTGGCTGATGCTGTTGTCTACTCCATTCGAGACAACGGTGTCTTGGTGTTTATCCCAGAGTAAGAACCGTTAgtcctgtgttttgttctgcagtcttcttcttttcctttgtttaaTGGAGCTGTACAGCAGCTCACAGACGGCCAACCACTCGTGTATTTTTAATAGACGAATTCAAAGTTTATGACAATGAATGaatttgttggaagatgtaattgCACGCTAATCAATGTATATTTAACAGTATACACgctagttttattttctcttaaaaAACCTCAAAATGAGTTTTAAATTGTATAAATTTACTAAACTAATTCCTTAAACATTTATTGTGAGCAGGGAAAATCGGCTAAAACCCCGAATCTTTTCTCTACCAGGCTTTAAATAAGTTAATTGCATTGCTGAAGTTGAGTCTGTGGGGAGGGACGGTGCTTTGGAGCCAGCCTTGTGTTTGTGGCACTTCTACGTTAGCTTAGCTAACCTCTGGAGGTTGCTGCTTGTTTATTGCAAGGAAAGTGTAATTTAATAACATCAGTGTTCTCCATGCTTGTGGTGTTACAGGGATATGCAAtattaacagtttattaaaatgtaacCTGTGGTCATTTTGAGAAGGCTGTAGAATCCATGTAATGATTAAAATCACAGGGCGCAAAGCAGGTTGAGTAATATCACTGAGTAAGTAAGGCTGCCTCTGACCACAGCCATGTTGTTCACAGGTATGGTGTGAGGGGGCCTGTGtatctgaagaacaaagaggGCCTGGTGGTGGTAGCGGGACAGGACGGCAGCTGTGATTGGCAGGGTGGCACTGTGCGAAAATACCCGGACCGCATTaccaccacctccagctgtggcacctccaccttcaaactgtttgaCCACATCACCGTAAGTCACAGAAAACGCTAATCAATCATTTTAGAAGGTTTCCAGCAATGCAGCGCCTAAAGGCGACGATTCCAAATATATATGCATGAGTGTATATGAATCACAGGTTCATACGACTACTGGATCTTTTGTGGTCCAACATTAAGAGACGTTTTATGATCTTGTTGTGATAAAGTGTTGTGTGGTTGCTGCTTTGTTAGCTAATCTCAAGGTAACAAAACGTCAGTAAGATGAATGAGACGAAAATGATTCctgaaaataaatcatttaaagttattcagtttattgtttttaaatattatatgaaaacaaaaacataagtgtgggggggggggggggggggaggctcTCCTCCAAGACAAGAAATGTAATGCTTCCAGTTTGTGGCGTTTCTACACAAACCTTTTTGTAAAGGGAGATAAAAAATGACAGTGGGCGGTAATTGTTTTCACATAAACgcctttaaacgctgcacggtcgcactctctctctcgcactcgaTAAATGATCCATTGTTGCTCTGCACACGTTTGTTACCACAAACGTCGCATGCActtatgtcattgtcatgagacactcttgcAAACAAACTCACGGTTTAGTAACACAGTAGAGCAGCGTGTTTACGggacagtaacagtaatctaattaccttttttgcaacagtaatcccttactttactcgttacttgaaaaaagtaatctaaTTATGCGTTGCTGCCCATCACTGGCGTCAAGTTATATTAAGTTCAGGCATGTTACACACGATGATTGTGAGGAATAAGTGCATGTGATTTAAGCAAAAAGAGCAGGAAACATTACCCTAAGGTTAGCtaacaaaaagaaactgaagtaaCGGTGTGTTATTCTCACATCTTTGGCTTTAAGAcatgaaaaagtgacagagtacTGCTGCTTCCACTGTTATcaacatcttttctttctttcatggaCTTATCCTGGGGTCATAAATGTCAAAGGGCAAAGGCAATGCTAACAACATAGCTTactgatggatgatgatggatgacACATGTGGCCAAAACAAGATAGAAAGAAACATTAGCCCAAACACAAGTTGTCCACCACAGCATTGACTGCTGTCAAGCTATGATCATATCAAACaaagagatgatgatgatattcaacaaacaaatcaacaaaacaacaacctcACTGTGACACTTGACCGAGGTCACAGTGTTAATGAAtgtttttctccccctctgCTCCAGTCTCCACGtcgtgtgaatgttagaaagcacAGTAAAGAAAGTTCGTGTACGGATGGATGAACGTTTGTTACATTGGATACGTGTGTGTAACATACGTATCCAATTTATCCTATTTATGAACAAAATTGTGGCACAGTCGGAAACTTCTCCACTCTACACCACTGTCTACTTAGCTGTGACGCTGCGCACAGTGCTGAGAGGACTGCTGTTATATATTACGTCACAAACCTTAAGTGGGCCTGTCTTTGCATAGCATTCCATTAGACTATTTTCAGTAGGTGCCATTACTGTGTAGTGATCGAACTGAGGAATACTGTGACTTACGTTCTCTGCTCTCTTCAGGTTCGTATTTCTGTCCACTCTTCAACTTGCCACGCTGACCGTCTAAACCTCGAGGTCATCAGCAACAAGCCTCACCACAGTGCCAAGTCCCAGCAGCCCAGCCCTCAGGGCCGCAGTCAGCTGGTCAAAGAGGTGGTGCGTCAGAATGAAGAGGCGCTGGCTCAGGAGAAGACAGCCCGGCGCCCCAAACTCTccaaagaggaaagagagtTTCGTCAGAGCAAAACTCCCAGTCTGTACTCTATTCTGGAAGAAATCAGAGAGTTGGCTCTGATGGATCTGGAAAGGGCTTCACGCCTCCCGGCAACAACAGCATAGAAACGCTGTAGCCCAGCTTTACCTCCAAGCAGACACTTGTGAGAACTGCACGCTGTGCGCTAACAGAACGGTGATCATTGAAGATCACTCGTGctgagtcatccaggtcattctTGTAGCTCCAGATTGTGTGTGGACAAACCACACGAGTGTGTGAAGTCACAGGAAAGCAAACACAATATTAAGTAAAAACATGTCCCGCCATCTTTTTAGAAACCAGAGTCAAACCGAATCAGTGGATACGTTTTGTAAAAGTTCgtttttaaaatcacatcaaGTTAAACTTAGTTGTAAGGAGGATAGGGAACGTGTTAATGCCAGTGAAGTGTCAGCAGTTACTTTGACAAGACCTAGTACTCACTGCAAATGTGGTTCAATCCTGCAGGAAACTAGTCAACTGCAGCAGGTTAAAGAAGTCTGGTAACAAAAGGCTTTTCTCTCAGCACCAGTGATCTCAAGATCTCACTGGTGGGATCAATGTCTTGTGTAAATTAAATGTCTTGTGTTATAGAACCATTTTTGGTGAGTTCACACATATTGTACTACCTGTGACCACTTCATACAAAACCCAGCACGAGTATTGTTCTGGAGATGATAAAACGTCCACtcgtccattttcttctgcacgTCCTGGAatctgtcccagctgtcatagggtgagaggcaggatacgccctggacaggtcaccggACTGATAAAACTTCATGTCACTCATTAGCAGACTTTAAAATAAACCCGTAGAGTAATGAAATACACCTGAGGTTGGTTGTGTTGGAAGTGATGTATAAAACTAGGATGTATTTATCTTATAGTTTGTATATCAAGAGCCTGTATAGAAGACACCAACACCaaggacatttttattgtttgaactGGTAAATAATCAGAAGCGTTTTTTGGTTTGTGGATTTTAAGATCGTTTTCTAGAACTACCAACAGAAATATGAACTGTACATAACTATTTCAATATGTGTGCAGTGGCCTGTAAttaaaaatggtgttttcaTTAGCGCAGATGGAGCCACTTCATCGTGTTGCGTTTCATGTCCCTGCAGTAGCTTAAGAAAGAACTGTTCATAATTGAACGAGCACTTAATGCTTGGAAGAGGGTGAtggtcagttgacagctcacatactacacacacacagaggccttTTATAGAAACATGTTTGCAACCAAAATTCTGCCAATAGTGAAACTGGAGAAAGAAGATGCATCAGAGCAGGAACTGTGGATCAgttcaaatatttttctgtaaCAGATACCAACACATGGTAAATACGTTTAGGATTtggacttttaaaaataagaaaaacatttatttccattgattataaatgtctttgctAACCCAAAGCTGACGTCACAGTAGGAACATGTGCTCAAGATATAAACCACCAGAAATGCACAACATTACTCGAATGAGCAGGCACGAACATTGGGAAACCTTTAAATCTGCTCACTGCCAAAGCTTTTCAGCAGAAACTGCTGCACGTGAACTTTAATCCCCCTCTACACAGTCGTTGCTGAGCTGTTGCTCAGGGCTGAGGCCGGTCTCAGCCTCAGCGGGCTCAGAGTCTTTGGGGGGAAGCGGGCTGGTTTGTTGCGTGGAGGTGTTGTTGGAAGGCTCGAGGTCAGGATCTTCTACAGTTTCATCTCCATCAGTAGAACCTTTGATGACATTTGGTGAGGATGCAGCTGGAGGTTTGTCTCCTAACATGTCAGCAGTCTGAGAGGCTGAAGGGCCTGAAAGGGTTGAGAATTAGAAACAGTGATGGTTTCAgtcaacacagacacactcagtcTACTACGATTTATAAAAGACAGGCAAAGCTGagataatgaaaaatgaaactgtaAACTGCAGGGTTCAAACTCATTGTTCAGGGTCAAAtttaagcactttaagcactttcaaggtccattatcaagcttttccagcacattaccaaaaaaacagtttgcatgttccactttgcatcacctcagtaagaccatgtaaaaattaaaacaaatcgtcttaggTTGACTTAAATGTTCTTTGTTCCTCTTTtgttaaaacagagaaaaatgcaccacacaaaaatactgaaaaaggaaatgGTTGTCTTATATGCATATAGTGCACAAACTCAAAAAACTCATTTCTCTCAAAAATGCAGATgtgcaaatgtgaacaaatcaacttgttagagATGCTCATCTCCACTTggaaaaaacaaccacacaaaagaagaaatctgCACAAATGAACAAGTCTgctcatcagatattgatgcttctttcctACGTGACACAACAACAGGAGACAGATGTTTGGTACTTTAACTAGTTAAGCACCCACACCACCAAAAAtgggggaaaagagaggagatCACATTTAATCGGTTATAACacgaggtcagaaatataagtgcaGACATGAGTGTCCACAGAAGCCTCTGAATCTCAGCtgtaaaccatttctacaaacaccaaacagttaaaagagcagttacatcaccatgaatctgtggacaggtaacatccatattttgatttatgattttctggagttaaatgtgaCCCAAAgtatattttatagcatataagctataaaatacttttaaaaattaggtgagggaaataatcatttttttctatgtttgagtcccagtaactttgacatagtaacatctgcagtaatatttaccCCTCTGATGACAGCTCACAagcgttagctttattttgataccaagactgtttacacagagtttgtaattgcagagaaatactccaTTTATTTTGGCCTCTTCATTTTCgagcaggaagctcagaaaAGCCCTGGGGGCCTAACAGGTCAAAGTTcattcccaataaaactaacTGTGAGATGTTTGACTACATTGCTCTCTGGATTATTGTTACAGTCCTAAATGATcagctttaaagtgtttgtgctaataacaccATGTACAGTAAGTTATaaactgtaaacacatttttatgggTGAAGGCTCATAATAGAGACCGATCAACaggtcattttcttttctatggGTCTCATTTAAATCACATTACATCATTTCTGCGGTAAATGAGGACCCTGAAGAACGATTTAATGTCACTGTTAAAGATTTGTAGACAATAGATCGCAGACAGCTGGCTCCGCTTTAACTAAAGAGGAAGTAAAAACAGTTTGGATCACAAGtgtaaggcaaaaacaaaaatactacGCCTAATTGAAGCTGACATCAGACAGGCAGTAAAGAAATCAATGTTTTCTACATGCTTTGCCTCTTATTACCAAACTCCACACTAATGTGAGGAATCTCTGGTGGTTTGGACGAACTGTGCAATACGGGAACTCGTCACTCGACCTTCAGGGTTTCTGGTGGATATATACACTAGATCCACTTCACTATATTGTAAGGAGTATTCACTCACCACCCatcatccaaatcattgaattcaggtgatCCAGTAACTTCCACAGCTGTATagaatcaagcacctaggcatgcagactgctgctACTAAGTGGAAGTGTTTGGGAAcgacagcaactcagccatcAAGTGGTGGATCACGTAAAATCCCAGAGTGGGGGTCAGTGGATACTGAGGCGCACAGAGGTTGCTAATTTTCTGTGGAGTCCATCGCTCCAAACTTCACGTGTGCTCCAGATTAGCTAAAGAACAGTGCACAGAGAGCTTCGTGGAATCCATTTCCATGGCCGAGCAGCTGTAgtccaagccttacatcacaGAGTGCAACGCAAAGCAATGGGACACAGCGGTGTAAAGCACGCCGCCACTGGACTCTAGAACAGGAGAGATGCAGTCTATGGAGCGACGGATCACAGTTCTCAATCTGGAAAGCCGATAGACAA encodes the following:
- the LOC112429957 gene encoding DIS3-like exonuclease 1; amino-acid sequence: MPVNSLEKPWTVDPSEVAERRDLRDSRLVFSIDPRGCEDVDDTLSVHKLPNRRLELGVHIADVTHFVKEGSLTDLEARSRATTYYLADRRYDMLPAILSADLCSLLGGADRYAMSVLWELDAESLEVQEVWYGRTLIRSSYQLHYELAQALLNGEQVEVAELANLGPQEKGSKLAQLTEALEMLTHVARHLRAKRDRGGALELEGVEVGAQLDEERNITALVPRQPLEVHETVAECMIYANHWVARKIQEAFPNQALLRCHPPPQQELFNQLVDTAKAKGFTIDTRSNKALAASLDRAVDPQDPLVNRLFRMMATTAMSQALYFSTGAHPQDQYYHYGLALDRYTHFTSPIRRYADIVVHRLLTAALHMQRGVVSGKAPASNKEVEEMAHHVNSKNRAAQAAQMRSTALFQCLFFRERDPQTDPCCVADAVVYSIRDNGVLVFIPEYGVRGPVYLKNKEGLVVVAGQDGSCDWQGGTVRKYPDRITTTSSCGTSTFKLFDHITVRISVHSSTCHADRLNLEVISNKPHHSAKSQQPSPQGRSQLVKEVVRQNEEALAQEKTARRPKLSKEEREFRQSKTPSLYSILEEIRELALMDLERASRLPATTA